From the genome of Marinobacter sp. F4206:
GTATCCTGTGCTGCGCTGGACCACTTGGGGATTGGCCATGGTGGCTTTTTTCCCTCCCGCCGCCCGGGCAATGAGTTTCATGCTGAGCATGGCGCTGACCGGCACCACTCCGACGGCCAGTTCCCTGCCATCAATATCCACCACCAGCGTTTTGAACACGCGGCGAGGGTCGGCATCGATCTTCTCGGCGGCTTCGGTGCCATAGCTCTCGCTGGCCGGGTCATGGTCGTATTCGTGAAGGGTATGGCTGATCCTGGCTTTCCTGGCGGCGTTGATCCCCGGGGTCATGGCGTCTCCTGCCTCGTCCTCTGACCTGAAAAATGTAACACAGTCCGATTAGAGAATAGCGTGTTCGACCGCGACATAACTCGACTTATGTCAGTAGAATGACTATTTTCTGGGCATGATACATTGCCAAACCGGCTGGTTAACGCTGAGGCCACCACGCAAATACGCGGTAATGGAATGAGGCAGTCCAACGAGCGCCAGCTCTCCGATCAGTTGCTCCCCCTGCGCCGGACTCTCTGGGTGGTCCTGACCTACCTGGTTGTCGGTTTTGCCTGGATCGCGTTTTCAGACCGCCTGGTCGAATCCTGGTTTCAGGATCCGGAGGCCCTGTCCCGGGTCCAGACCTGGAAGGGCTTCTTCTTCGTTCTGGTCACCGGCCTGGTCCTGTTCTCCGTGCTCCTGCGTCAGCTATACAAGGACCGTTCCCTGTTGAAGCTTCAACACGGTCAGCGCCAGGCGCTCCGCGCCCGCGAACGACAGTTGACCGTGCTCATGGATAACCTGCCGGGGATGGCCTATCGCTGTCGCTACGACAGCCAGTGGACGATGCTGTTTGTCTCCGACGGCTGTATTGAGCTTACCGGTTATGAGCCGGCCGCGCTGGTTAACAACCGGCAGGTCAGTTTTGCCGACCTGATGGATGACGCCACCAACAAACGATTGCAGCAGGACGTGAAAGCGGCGCTGAATCAGGGCAAGCCCTTCTCCGTTGAGTACGCGTTGAAGCGGAAAAACGGGGCCAGAATCTGGGTCTGGGAGCGGGGCCGAGGAGTCGTAGAGGATAGCGGCGAAACGGTGCTGGAGGGTATTGTGTTGGACATCTCCGACCGCAAGGCACTGGAAAACGAACTGTCGGAGCTGGCGACCCGCGATCCGCTTACCGGCTTACTCAACCGCCGTGAGCTGACACGGCTCATGGAGGAGGAGCTCGAGCGTGCCAAGCGTTACCAGCGTACCATGGCCCTCCTGTGGATCGACTTCGACCATTTCAAGGATGTGAACGATACCTATGGCCATGCGGCCGGTGATTCGGTCTTGAAGGCGGTCAGCCGCCTGCTACTCGACAGCGTGCGCGCGGTCGATTCGGTAGGCCGGTTCGGCGGTGAGGAATTTGTGATTGTGTTGCCGGAAATGGAGGTGGCCGAGGCCCGCGAAACCGCCGACCGGCTGAGGCGTCAGGTCGGATCCCTGCCGCAACCCCTGGGTGATGGCAGGACGGTGCCCTTGACCATCAGTGTCGGCGTGGCGGTCTACCCCAGTCACGGCCTGACCGCCGCAGCCTTGTGTGCGGCGGCCGATAAGGCCATGTATCGGGCCAAGGAGCGGGGCCGGAACTGTGTTTCGATGGCACACCTTTCCGAGCATGTTCATAATGACGCCTGAAACGACGATAACAAGAACACTGAATAAGGTTGTACCCGAATGAATCGAATCGCCCGCCGTGCCCTGCACACCTGCATTGTGCCCAAAGACCTGTCCGCCGTTACCTGCCGTGATGCGGCTGGTGAGCGTCCGGATGCCGCCGGCGTCAGTCCGGAGGCGATCGACGCCATCTGGGAGAGTGTTGAGGCCCTGTACCGGACCGGCGTGCATCCCGGCTTGCAGTTGTCGCTGCGCCATCGGGGTGAGCAGGTCCTGCATCGGGCCATCGGGCACGCCACCGGTAACGGTCCCCGGGACGGCGCCAGTGTCCTGAAGACCCCGATGACGACCGAGACCCCCGTCTGTTATTTCTCGGCATCAAAGGCGGTCACCGCCTTGCTGATTCATATGCTGGCGGAACAGGGGCTGGTGAACCTGACTGATCCGGTGTCCTACTACTGCCCGGAATTTGCCCAGGGTGGAAAGCGGACGATCACCGTGCACCAGGTGCTCTCCCACCGCGGCGGTATTCCTGCGATCCCGCGGGAAACGCCCATCGAGGTCCTTTGGCAGAAGGACGAAATCTGGCGCCTGCTGTGTGAGGCCAGGCCGGTGGAAGTGGACGGCGCCAAAGTGGCCTACCACGCCATCACTGGAGGCTTCGTGTTGCAGCGTGTGCTGGAAAAAGTCACCGGCAACAGCATTGAGCATTACCTCGATACCCACCTGCGCCAGCCCATGGGCATGAAGTGGTTCACCTATGGGATCGCGCCGGATCACCTGCACGAGTTGGCCAGTAATTACGCCACCGGCCCGACCCCGAGGTTTCCCGTGTCGTGGATCGTTAACCGGGCCCTGGGCAGTGATATCCGGACGGTCGAGAAGGTCACCAACGATCCCCGCTTCCAGGAAGCGGTCATTCCCGCCGGTAACCTGTGTGGCACCGCCGAGGAAATGGGCCGGTTCTTCCAGATGATGCTCAATGGCGGGGTCTGGAACGGGAAGCGCATCTGCAGCGAAATGACGGTTCGGCGAGCCATTCAGCAGTTCGGGTCGCTACAGATCGACCGGACCATGATGATTCCGATGCGCTTCAGCGCCGGCATGATGCTGGGCGGCAACCCGGTGGGTCTGTGGGGCCCGCAAAGCCGCTACGCCTTTGGCCACATCGGGCTGATTAACAAGCTGTGCTGGGCCGACCCGGCCCGGGATATTTCGGTCAGCCTGCTCAATACCGGCTTTCCCATTGTCGGTCACCACATGCCGGCGTTGGCAAAATTTGTCTACACGGTCTGCAAGCGCTTTCCCCTGATCCCGGAGAACCAGAGGCCGCTGGTCGCGGCCTGAGCTCAGAGGGTCCGCAACTGCTCTTCGAGAATGCCCAGCACTGATGACAGGATGTCCCGGAAATCGGTCAGTGTCTGGGTCCGCTGAATCACGTCTTCCCGATTCTCATCCAGCCGCTCCAGTTTTGGGACGACCCGGCGAATGCCCTCGGTGATCACCTCATAGGGGTAGTGGTGGTCCTGGATGCTCAATTTGTTAATCTCGGC
Proteins encoded in this window:
- the ybaK gene encoding Cys-tRNA(Pro) deacylase, with the translated sequence MTPGINAARKARISHTLHEYDHDPASESYGTEAAEKIDADPRRVFKTLVVDIDGRELAVGVVPVSAMLSMKLIARAAGGKKATMANPQVVQRSTGYVLGGVSPLGQKRRLKTFLDRSAEGFDTVYVSAGRRGLEIELSPQDLLKLTSGQLAVLQQE
- a CDS encoding sensor domain-containing diguanylate cyclase; protein product: MRQSNERQLSDQLLPLRRTLWVVLTYLVVGFAWIAFSDRLVESWFQDPEALSRVQTWKGFFFVLVTGLVLFSVLLRQLYKDRSLLKLQHGQRQALRARERQLTVLMDNLPGMAYRCRYDSQWTMLFVSDGCIELTGYEPAALVNNRQVSFADLMDDATNKRLQQDVKAALNQGKPFSVEYALKRKNGARIWVWERGRGVVEDSGETVLEGIVLDISDRKALENELSELATRDPLTGLLNRRELTRLMEEELERAKRYQRTMALLWIDFDHFKDVNDTYGHAAGDSVLKAVSRLLLDSVRAVDSVGRFGGEEFVIVLPEMEVAEARETADRLRRQVGSLPQPLGDGRTVPLTISVGVAVYPSHGLTAAALCAAADKAMYRAKERGRNCVSMAHLSEHVHNDA
- a CDS encoding serine hydrolase; this translates as MNRIARRALHTCIVPKDLSAVTCRDAAGERPDAAGVSPEAIDAIWESVEALYRTGVHPGLQLSLRHRGEQVLHRAIGHATGNGPRDGASVLKTPMTTETPVCYFSASKAVTALLIHMLAEQGLVNLTDPVSYYCPEFAQGGKRTITVHQVLSHRGGIPAIPRETPIEVLWQKDEIWRLLCEARPVEVDGAKVAYHAITGGFVLQRVLEKVTGNSIEHYLDTHLRQPMGMKWFTYGIAPDHLHELASNYATGPTPRFPVSWIVNRALGSDIRTVEKVTNDPRFQEAVIPAGNLCGTAEEMGRFFQMMLNGGVWNGKRICSEMTVRRAIQQFGSLQIDRTMMIPMRFSAGMMLGGNPVGLWGPQSRYAFGHIGLINKLCWADPARDISVSLLNTGFPIVGHHMPALAKFVYTVCKRFPLIPENQRPLVAA